In Streptomyces sp. NBC_01439, the following are encoded in one genomic region:
- a CDS encoding L,D-transpeptidase, translated as MAVTGAMLVVAAAPGRAPDADTSVPALAGVPREAAVTLLVGRVLDEGRESGDGPCTVRMFRPGLCSGWQEQRVRATARGMGSVLKEPSLGDTARDARVEVLPTDSGGPLQIALADAGRLTDVTVRDGHGRHLAGGLAPDNERWLNSEPLRAGESYTVQVGALDADGTPVGVTMAFRTAPPSDGGRLTVEFGPEAGTYGAGEIVTASLSRPVPADDLPARARLERALQVTSEPQVEGAWHWVDESTLHFRPRTYWPAHTVVRVRSGLDGVEVGDHDYGGPSDAVQFTIADRIEAVTDSATHRMTVRRNGRVIRTIPVTTGKEGFRTRSGIKVVLRKEPKVRMRGDTVGIKPGTSEFYDLPVSYATRVTWSGEYIHAAPWSVEAQGEENVSHGCTGMSTEDAAWFFETVREGDIVEVVNSGGAKMAPFDNGFGDWNVDWRTWLAGSALAAIDGSPQDPPTAPVASRLHPTT; from the coding sequence GTGGCTGTGACGGGGGCCATGCTGGTCGTCGCCGCAGCGCCGGGCCGGGCGCCCGATGCGGACACCTCGGTGCCCGCCCTCGCGGGGGTGCCCCGCGAGGCCGCGGTCACCCTGCTGGTCGGGAGGGTGTTGGACGAGGGCCGGGAATCCGGCGACGGACCCTGCACGGTGCGCATGTTCCGGCCCGGCCTGTGCAGCGGCTGGCAGGAGCAGCGGGTACGGGCCACCGCGCGCGGCATGGGATCCGTACTGAAGGAACCCTCTCTCGGCGACACGGCACGGGACGCACGGGTGGAGGTCCTCCCGACGGACTCCGGCGGTCCGCTCCAGATCGCCCTCGCGGACGCGGGCCGCCTCACGGACGTGACCGTACGCGACGGGCACGGCCGGCACCTGGCCGGCGGCCTCGCCCCGGACAACGAGCGTTGGCTCAACAGTGAGCCGCTGCGGGCAGGGGAGAGCTACACCGTGCAGGTCGGAGCCCTGGACGCGGACGGCACCCCGGTCGGCGTGACCATGGCGTTCCGGACCGCGCCCCCCTCGGACGGGGGCAGGCTGACGGTCGAGTTCGGGCCGGAAGCCGGCACGTACGGAGCCGGGGAGATCGTGACGGCGAGCCTCAGCCGCCCGGTGCCCGCCGACGACCTCCCGGCGCGCGCCCGGCTGGAACGGGCCCTACAGGTGACCTCGGAGCCCCAGGTCGAGGGCGCGTGGCACTGGGTCGACGAATCGACCCTGCACTTCCGGCCGCGCACGTACTGGCCCGCCCACACCGTCGTCCGCGTCCGCAGCGGTCTCGACGGGGTCGAGGTCGGGGACCACGACTACGGCGGCCCCTCCGACGCGGTCCAGTTCACCATTGCCGACCGGATCGAGGCCGTCACCGACTCCGCCACCCACCGGATGACCGTACGCCGCAACGGACGGGTCATCCGGACGATCCCGGTCACCACCGGCAAGGAGGGCTTCAGGACCCGCAGCGGCATCAAGGTCGTGCTGCGCAAGGAGCCCAAGGTGCGGATGCGCGGCGACACGGTCGGCATCAAGCCCGGTACCAGCGAGTTCTACGACCTGCCCGTCTCCTACGCGACCCGGGTGACCTGGAGCGGCGAGTACATCCACGCCGCGCCCTGGTCGGTCGAGGCGCAGGGCGAGGAGAACGTGAGCCACGGTTGTACGGGCATGAGCACCGAGGACGCCGCCTGGTTCTTCGAGACCGTCCGTGAAGGGGACATCGTGGAGGTGGTCAACAGCGGCGGTGCGAAGATGGCCCCCTTCGACAACGGCTTCGGCGACTGGAACGTGGACTGGCGGACCTGGCTGGCGGGCAGTGCCCTGGCCGCCATCGACGGGAGTCCGCAGGACCCGCCGACCGCCCCCGTCGCGTCCAGGCTGCACCCGACCACCTGA
- a CDS encoding GNAT family N-acetyltransferase: MAIRTARLDELTLLQDIERAAGHCFRDIDMAEIADDEPLTLDELAPYQRAGLAWVSVDGADAPDAYLIAERLEGNLHVEQVSVRPDRARRGLGRGLLEHLAEFAGREGAPALTLTTFTEVPWNAPYYARCGFRPLADAELTPGLREIREREAAHGLDRWPRVCMRRDL, from the coding sequence ATGGCTATCCGCACAGCACGGCTGGACGAACTGACCCTCCTCCAGGACATCGAGAGGGCCGCCGGGCACTGCTTCCGCGACATCGACATGGCGGAGATCGCCGACGACGAGCCGCTGACGCTCGACGAGCTCGCCCCTTACCAACGCGCCGGGTTGGCCTGGGTGTCGGTCGACGGGGCCGATGCCCCGGATGCCTACCTGATCGCCGAGCGCCTCGAGGGCAATCTGCACGTCGAGCAGGTGTCCGTCCGTCCGGACCGCGCGCGCCGCGGGCTCGGCCGGGGCCTGCTGGAGCACCTGGCGGAGTTCGCCGGGCGCGAGGGCGCGCCCGCCCTGACGCTCACCACCTTCACCGAGGTCCCGTGGAACGCCCCGTACTACGCGCGCTGCGGCTTCCGGCCGCTGGCGGACGCGGAGCTCACTCCCGGCCTGCGGGAGATCCGCGAGCGCGAGGCGGCGCACGGCCTTGACCGGTGGCC
- a CDS encoding HAD family hydrolase, with translation MIKGVMFDFSGTLLRVESTEEWLAAALAETGIPLAEEEFGEAARRLTEYGALPGGLSPRHVPAHLEPLWEQRDISPEQHRAAYGGLTRAAGITDPQLAQALYDRHMTPVAWRPYPDTGPTLRALRRRGLPVAVVSNIGWDLRPVFRAHGLDALVDAYVLSFELGVQKPDPVIFRTACDRLGLAPADVLMVGDSIEADGGARALGCPVHFVEHLPVDQRPGGLAPILDLLGPA, from the coding sequence ATGATCAAAGGAGTGATGTTCGACTTCTCCGGCACGTTGCTGCGCGTCGAGTCGACCGAGGAGTGGCTCGCCGCAGCCCTCGCCGAGACCGGTATCCCGCTGGCCGAGGAGGAGTTCGGCGAGGCGGCGCGACGGCTGACCGAGTACGGCGCACTGCCCGGCGGGCTGTCGCCCCGGCACGTGCCGGCACACCTCGAACCCCTCTGGGAACAGCGGGACATCAGCCCCGAGCAGCACCGGGCCGCCTACGGGGGCCTGACCCGTGCTGCCGGGATCACGGACCCGCAGCTGGCCCAGGCGCTCTACGACCGCCACATGACCCCCGTCGCCTGGCGCCCCTACCCGGACACGGGGCCCACCCTGCGCGCACTGCGCCGCCGGGGGCTCCCGGTGGCCGTGGTCAGCAACATCGGATGGGACCTGCGGCCGGTCTTCCGCGCGCACGGGCTCGACGCGCTGGTCGACGCCTACGTGCTCTCCTTCGAGCTGGGCGTCCAGAAGCCCGATCCGGTGATCTTCCGAACCGCATGCGACCGGCTTGGCCTGGCCCCCGCCGATGTGCTGATGGTCGGCGACAGCATCGAGGCGGACGGCGGCGCGCGGGCGCTCGGCTGCCCGGTGCACTTCGTCGAGCACCTCCCGGTCGACCAGCGGCCCGGCGGACTGGCCCCGATCTTGGACCTGCTCGGGCCCGCATGA
- a CDS encoding DUF6400 family protein, giving the protein MAPHDPTPQFDASGAPDASELVDFAVDLTSQEVLRRAQVMAALGPDWDPMEVLLGEEAAYDLLYSGLDAQQQRLYDDLVAAGVLPSRGDGRAAA; this is encoded by the coding sequence ATGGCCCCCCACGACCCCACCCCGCAGTTCGACGCCTCCGGTGCCCCCGACGCGTCCGAGCTGGTCGATTTCGCCGTCGACCTCACCTCGCAGGAGGTGCTCCGGCGCGCCCAGGTGATGGCGGCCCTCGGCCCGGACTGGGATCCGATGGAAGTGCTCCTCGGCGAGGAGGCCGCGTACGACCTGCTCTACTCCGGGCTCGACGCCCAGCAGCAGCGCCTCTACGACGACCTGGTGGCGGCCGGTGTGCTGCCCTCGCGCGGAGACGGCCGTGCTGCCGCTTGA